A section of the Canis lupus baileyi chromosome 5, mCanLup2.hap1, whole genome shotgun sequence genome encodes:
- the LOC140633436 gene encoding aldo-keto reductase family 1 member C15-like isoform X1: MNLMKLRSVKLNDGLSMPPLGFGTSAPSKVPKTEVEEAVKRAIDVGYRHFDSAYMYLNEEEIGRAIQRKIADGTVKREDIFYTSKVWVTFLRPELVQTNLEMSLKKLGFSYVDLYLIHFPVPLKPGEELFPKDKDGKIIFDRVDLCATWEAMEKCKDSGLAKSIGVSNFNRRQLERILSKPRLKYKPVCNQVECHLYFNQSKLLEFCKSKDIILTAYGALGSDFGKEWVNQDAPVLLKDPVLNAVAARHGRTPAQVALRFQLQRGVVALAKSFNEKRIRENFQVFDFQLTPEDMETLSSLNKNIRYFSDTLFANHPDYPFNDED; encoded by the exons ATGAATCTAATGAAACTTAGATCTGTAAAGCTGAACGATGGACTCAGTATGCCTCCACTGGGATTTGGCACCTCTGCTCCTAGCAAG GTTCCTAAGACTGAAGTGGAAGAGGCCGTCAAGAGAGCAATCGATGTAGGCTACCGCCATTTTGACTCAGCCTATATGTATCTCAATGAAGAAGAGATTGGGAGGGCCATCCAGAGGAAGATTGCTGATGGCACTGTGAAGAGAGAGGACATATTCTACACTTCGAAG GTGTGGGTAACCTTCCTCCGTCCAGAATTGGTTCAAACCAATCTAGAAATGTCACTGAAGAAGCTTGGGTTTAGCTATGTGGATCTTTATCTCATTCATTTCCCAGTACCTTTGAAG CCTGGGGAGGAATTGTTCCCAAAGGACAAAGatggaaaaatcatttttgacAGAGTGGATCTCTGTGCCACATGGGAG GCCATGGAGAAGTGTAAAGATTCAGGGCTTGCCAAGTCTATTGGTGTGTCCAACTTTAACCGCAGGCAGCTGGAGAGGATCCTGAGCAAGCCAAGGCTTAAGTACAAGCCTGTCTGCAACCAG GTGGAGTGTCACCTTTACTTCAACCAGAGCAAACTCCTGGAGTTCTGCAAGTCCAAGGACATCATCCTGACTGCATACGGTGCCTTGGGGTCCGACTTCGGGAAGGAATG GGTGAACCAGGACGCCCCAGTTCTCCTGAAGGACCCAGTTCTCAATGCTGTGGCCGCCAGGCACGGGCGAACTCCGGCCCAGGTGGCCCTGCGCTTCCAGCTGCAGCGGGGGGTGGTGGCCTTGGCCAAGAGCTTCAACGAGAAGAGAATCCGGGAGAACTTCCAG GTGTTTGATTTCCAGTTGACACCAGAGGACATGGAGACTCTGAGCAGCCTCAACAAAAACATTCGCTACTTTTCAGATACTTT ATTTGCTAATCATCCGGATTATCCATTTAATGACGAGGATTAA
- the LOC140633436 gene encoding aldo-keto reductase family 1 member C15-like isoform X2 has translation MSSRDPMVPKTEVEEAVKRAIDVGYRHFDSAYMYLNEEEIGRAIQRKIADGTVKREDIFYTSKVWVTFLRPELVQTNLEMSLKKLGFSYVDLYLIHFPVPLKPGEELFPKDKDGKIIFDRVDLCATWEAMEKCKDSGLAKSIGVSNFNRRQLERILSKPRLKYKPVCNQVECHLYFNQSKLLEFCKSKDIILTAYGALGSDFGKEWVNQDAPVLLKDPVLNAVAARHGRTPAQVALRFQLQRGVVALAKSFNEKRIRENFQVFDFQLTPEDMETLSSLNKNIRYFSDTLFANHPDYPFNDED, from the exons ATGAGCTCACGAGATCCAATG GTTCCTAAGACTGAAGTGGAAGAGGCCGTCAAGAGAGCAATCGATGTAGGCTACCGCCATTTTGACTCAGCCTATATGTATCTCAATGAAGAAGAGATTGGGAGGGCCATCCAGAGGAAGATTGCTGATGGCACTGTGAAGAGAGAGGACATATTCTACACTTCGAAG GTGTGGGTAACCTTCCTCCGTCCAGAATTGGTTCAAACCAATCTAGAAATGTCACTGAAGAAGCTTGGGTTTAGCTATGTGGATCTTTATCTCATTCATTTCCCAGTACCTTTGAAG CCTGGGGAGGAATTGTTCCCAAAGGACAAAGatggaaaaatcatttttgacAGAGTGGATCTCTGTGCCACATGGGAG GCCATGGAGAAGTGTAAAGATTCAGGGCTTGCCAAGTCTATTGGTGTGTCCAACTTTAACCGCAGGCAGCTGGAGAGGATCCTGAGCAAGCCAAGGCTTAAGTACAAGCCTGTCTGCAACCAG GTGGAGTGTCACCTTTACTTCAACCAGAGCAAACTCCTGGAGTTCTGCAAGTCCAAGGACATCATCCTGACTGCATACGGTGCCTTGGGGTCCGACTTCGGGAAGGAATG GGTGAACCAGGACGCCCCAGTTCTCCTGAAGGACCCAGTTCTCAATGCTGTGGCCGCCAGGCACGGGCGAACTCCGGCCCAGGTGGCCCTGCGCTTCCAGCTGCAGCGGGGGGTGGTGGCCTTGGCCAAGAGCTTCAACGAGAAGAGAATCCGGGAGAACTTCCAG GTGTTTGATTTCCAGTTGACACCAGAGGACATGGAGACTCTGAGCAGCCTCAACAAAAACATTCGCTACTTTTCAGATACTTT ATTTGCTAATCATCCGGATTATCCATTTAATGACGAGGATTAA
- the LOC140633436 gene encoding estradiol 17 beta-dehydrogenase 5-like isoform X3: protein MYLNEEEIGRAIQRKIADGTVKREDIFYTSKVWVTFLRPELVQTNLEMSLKKLGFSYVDLYLIHFPVPLKPGEELFPKDKDGKIIFDRVDLCATWEAMEKCKDSGLAKSIGVSNFNRRQLERILSKPRLKYKPVCNQVECHLYFNQSKLLEFCKSKDIILTAYGALGSDFGKEWVNQDAPVLLKDPVLNAVAARHGRTPAQVALRFQLQRGVVALAKSFNEKRIRENFQVFDFQLTPEDMETLSSLNKNIRYFSDTLFANHPDYPFNDED, encoded by the exons ATGTATCTCAATGAAGAAGAGATTGGGAGGGCCATCCAGAGGAAGATTGCTGATGGCACTGTGAAGAGAGAGGACATATTCTACACTTCGAAG GTGTGGGTAACCTTCCTCCGTCCAGAATTGGTTCAAACCAATCTAGAAATGTCACTGAAGAAGCTTGGGTTTAGCTATGTGGATCTTTATCTCATTCATTTCCCAGTACCTTTGAAG CCTGGGGAGGAATTGTTCCCAAAGGACAAAGatggaaaaatcatttttgacAGAGTGGATCTCTGTGCCACATGGGAG GCCATGGAGAAGTGTAAAGATTCAGGGCTTGCCAAGTCTATTGGTGTGTCCAACTTTAACCGCAGGCAGCTGGAGAGGATCCTGAGCAAGCCAAGGCTTAAGTACAAGCCTGTCTGCAACCAG GTGGAGTGTCACCTTTACTTCAACCAGAGCAAACTCCTGGAGTTCTGCAAGTCCAAGGACATCATCCTGACTGCATACGGTGCCTTGGGGTCCGACTTCGGGAAGGAATG GGTGAACCAGGACGCCCCAGTTCTCCTGAAGGACCCAGTTCTCAATGCTGTGGCCGCCAGGCACGGGCGAACTCCGGCCCAGGTGGCCCTGCGCTTCCAGCTGCAGCGGGGGGTGGTGGCCTTGGCCAAGAGCTTCAACGAGAAGAGAATCCGGGAGAACTTCCAG GTGTTTGATTTCCAGTTGACACCAGAGGACATGGAGACTCTGAGCAGCCTCAACAAAAACATTCGCTACTTTTCAGATACTTT ATTTGCTAATCATCCGGATTATCCATTTAATGACGAGGATTAA